In the genome of Labeo rohita strain BAU-BD-2019 chromosome 24, IGBB_LRoh.1.0, whole genome shotgun sequence, one region contains:
- the slc17a7b gene encoding vesicular glutamate transporter 1 translates to MEVRPERFKAAAAKTLGRINRVLEKRQENGETIELSAEGRPELQEEKELPVVDCTCFGLPRRYIIAILSGLGFCISFGIRCNLGVAVVSMVNNHTVFRDGKPYIVKAQFTWDPETVGMIHGSFFWGYIVTQIPGGFICQKFAANRVFGFAIVATSVLNMMIPTAARLHFGCVIIVRILQGLVEGVSYPACHGIWAKWAPPLERSRLATTAFCGSYAGAVIAMPLAGVLVQYSGWSSVFYVYGSFGVCWYLFWILVSYESPAAHPTITPEERKYIEDAIGESAGLMNPVTKFNTPWRQFFTSMPVYAIIVANFCRSWTFYLLLISQPAYFEEVFKFEISKVGILSALPHLVMTIVVPIGGQLADYLRSHNIMTTTNVRKLMNCGGFGLEATFLLVVGFSHTKGVAISFLVLAVGFSGFAISGFNVNHLDIAPRYASILMGISNGVGTLSGMVCPLIVGAMTRNKTREEWQYVFLIASLVHYGGVIFYGIFASGEKQPWAEPENMSEDKCGILEEDELANETEELYRSTGGGYGATIQSGDPNGAGTGGGGAGGSWASDWDKTEEYVQPVGTNSFLYGGEGNERMSLRFRDQ, encoded by the exons ATGGAGGTCCGACCTGAGCGTTTTAAAGCAGCAGCGGCGAAAACACTTGGACGGATAAACAG GGTTCTAGAGAAGCGTCAGGAGAATGGAGAGACCATCGAGTTGTCGGCAGAAGGTCGTCCAGAGCTGCAGGAGGAGAAGGAGCTTCCTGTGGTGGACTGTACTTGTTTCGGCCTGCCGCGCCGCTACATCATCGCCATATTATCAGGCCTCGGCTTCTGCATCTCCTTCGGCATCCGCTGTAATTTGGGTGTCGCCGTCGTGAGCATGGTGAACAACCACACCGTCTTTAGAGATGGAAAACCGTACATTGTG aaagCTCAGTTCACCTGGGACCCAGAGACGGTAGGGATGATTCACGGCTCGTTTTTTTGGGGATATATCGTCACTCAGATTCCTGGAGGTTTCATCTGTCAGAAATTCGCAGCTAACAG GGTTTTTGGCTTTGCGATCGTGGCCACGTCTGTCCTGAATATGATGATTCCCACAGCAGCGCGATTGCACTTTGGCTGTGTCATTATAGTCAGGATACTACAGGGACTTGTGgag GGCGTATCTTACCCAGCATGCCACGGGATCTGGGCGAAGTGGGCACCGCCACTAGAGAGAAGCCGACTGGCCACAACAGCGTTCTGTG GCTCATACGCAGGAGCTGTGATAGCCATGCCATTAGCTGGAGTTCTGGTTCAGTACTCAGGCTGGTCCTCAGTCTTCTACGTGTACG GTAGTTTTGGCGTCTGCTGGTATTTGTTCTGGATTCTGGTGTCGTACGAGAGTCCGGCGGCTCATCCCACCATCACCCCGGAAGAGAGGAAATACATCGAAGACGCCATCGGAGAATCGGCTGGACTGATGAACCCGGTGACG AAATTCAACACTCCCTGGCGTCAGTTTTTCACCTCTATGCCCGTCTACGCCATCATCGTGGCCAATTTCTGCAGGAGCTGGACGTTTTACCTGCTGCTCATCAGTCAGCCGGCGTATTTTGAGGAGGTGTTTAAGTTTGAGATCAGCAAG GTCGGGATCCTCTCTGCTCTCCCTCACCTGGTGATGACCATCGTGGTGCCGATCGGAGGACAGCTGGCCGACTACCTGAGGTCTCACAACATCATGACCACCACAAACGTCAGGAAACTCATGAACTGTGGAG GTTTCGGGTTGGAGGCCACATTTCTTCTGGTTGTGGGTTTCTCTCACACTAAGGGCGTCGCCATCTCGTTTCTGGTCCTTGCTGTTGGATTTAGTGGTTTCGCCATCTCAG GGTTCAATGTGAATCATCTGGACATCGCTCCACGTTACGCCAGTATACTAATGGGCATCTCTAACGGTGTCGGGACGCTCTCTGGCATGGTGTGTCCTCTGATTGTTGGTGCCATGACCAGAAACAAG ACGCGGGAAGAGTGGCAGTATGTGTTTCTCATTGCATCACTTGTTCATTATGGTGGAGTTATCTTCTATG GTATCTTCGCGTCAGGAGAGAAACAGCCGTGGGCGGAGCCAGAGAACATGAGCGAGGACAAATGTGGGATATTAGAAGAGGACGAGCTGGCCAATGAAACGGAAGAGCTGTACCGCTCGACGGGCGGCGGCTACGGAGCGACCATCCAATCAGGTGACCCCAATGGGGCGGGGACTGGAGGGGGCGGAGCTGGAGGAAGCTGGGCTTCAGACTGGGACAAAACAGAGGAATACGTCCAACCTGTGGGAACGAACAGCTTCCTGTACGGAGGAGAGGGAAATGAGCGAATGAGTTTGAGATTCAGAGATCAATAG